GTCTTCATGCTTCTCTCATATATTTCAGCGTGTACTCTCTCAACAATAGTTTTTGCATGATGCAAATTCTTACTATCATAATCTAAATCAATCGAGAGCACCTGTCTTTGCGCTTCTTCTATAAATTGGTCAACTTTCTTTGTAGAATCATTTGCCAAATCATTAAGTTCTCTAGAAATTTTAGAAACATCCCTTCTAATGCGATATTCCTTAATAATTTTTGCATGTGCATTTACTGTTTTATCTGTCGGAAGGTATGCAGACAAAAGACCTAAATAATCCTGAAATCCAGTTAAAGTTTTAAAATCACCCAAAATCTGAGACTTAGGAGTTAAAGCAGACACCTCCTCAAAAACAGTTATTGGATCAATGTTTTCTCTCTTATCATAAAGAGATAGCATAGCCCTAAAGATCATCTGATGTGTGTTATTATAGAAGTCATCCGACTTTAAATACAGGGAAGCTTCTTCCAACTTCTCAGGGTTATAGAATATACTAGAAATAACCGCCTTCTCCGCCCCATCATTAAAAAAAAGCATAGGAGTATTGCTCATGGAAGCCACAACTCACACCCTCTCTAAATTTCCTTTTCGACCTTCTTAACTTTCTTAATATTACTCTTCTGCTCTTCTTTTTTTATCTCAACCTTAATAGTAGAACTAATTCCCTCATAAAGCTTAATATTCACCTCATAGAGCCCAAAAGTTTTTAACATACCATGATGTATATCTATTTTTCTTCTCTCAATTTCAAATCCAAGCTTTAAAAGTTCATCAACAATATTTGAGCTATTAATGCTATGGAATAATTTTCCTCCCTCACTAGACTGCATCACAAACTCTAACTTAACAACATCAAGTTTCTCCTTAAGCTCAAGAGCCGCCCTTTTCTTCGTCTCCTGTCTCCTAAGTATCGCCCTTTTCTTTTGACTAAAAATATCAATGTTATGCTTATTTGAAAAAACAGCGAACCCCTTAGGCAATAAATAATTCCTTGCAAAACCGTCCTTCACATCAACAGTATCACCTTCTTTACCAAGATTGACAAAATCTTCCTTCAAAATTACTTTCATAATCTCTCCTCAACCGCCCACTATCTCTTCACAAAGGGGAGCAATGCCATATACCTAGCCTTTTTAATCTCTAATGCAAGGCGCCTCTGATGCTTAGCAGATGTGCCCGTAATCCTTCTAGGCAGTATCTTACCCTGTTCCGTAATAAATTTCCTAAGGAAATCAAATTCTTTAAAATCTGGAACTCTGTCCATATCGCAAAACTTACATGTTTTTTTCTTAAAAAACCTAAAATTAGGATTCTTCTTAAAACCATCCTGATGTCCATCAGACCTCGAATCTCTCTGATGAAATTCTCTATCCTTATACATAACTTATCCCCCTAAAAAGGTATATCTTCGTTAAAACTGTCATCAAAGTCAATATCCTTAAATGTATCTGTCTTCTTATATCCTTCAAACCCAGAACTACCAGTACTCTGAGTAGTAGTTGATGCTCCAAACATCTGAAGCTCATCTACTAAAACACTAATCTTACTTCTTTTATCTCCAGTGTTTCTGTCCTGCCAACTCTCATATTTCAAAGAACCACTTACCACGACCTGCTTCCCCTTCTTAAGAAAAGCACTAAGACTTTCTGCCCTCTTTGAAAATACAACACACTCAAAAAACTGAGCATGATCAATCCATTCATCATTTTTCTTCATCCTTCTGTTATTAGCCAAACCAAACTTAAGAATAGCCATACCAGTCTCGGTATATGTAAGCTCAGAATCCCTAGTAAGCCTGCCAGACAACACTAACGAATTAATATCTGCCATCTAAACTTCCTCA
The sequence above is drawn from the Borrelia sp. RT5S genome and encodes:
- the rplI gene encoding 50S ribosomal protein L9; protein product: MKVILKEDFVNLGKEGDTVDVKDGFARNYLLPKGFAVFSNKHNIDIFSQKKRAILRRQETKKRAALELKEKLDVVKLEFVMQSSEGGKLFHSINSSNIVDELLKLGFEIERRKIDIHHGMLKTFGLYEVNIKLYEGISSTIKVEIKKEEQKSNIKKVKKVEKEI
- a CDS encoding single-stranded DNA-binding protein, translated to MADINSLVLSGRLTRDSELTYTETGMAILKFGLANNRRMKKNDEWIDHAQFFECVVFSKRAESLSAFLKKGKQVVVSGSLKYESWQDRNTGDKRSKISVLVDELQMFGASTTTQSTGSSGFEGYKKTDTFKDIDFDDSFNEDIPF
- the rpsR gene encoding 30S ribosomal protein S18, whose amino-acid sequence is MYKDREFHQRDSRSDGHQDGFKKNPNFRFFKKKTCKFCDMDRVPDFKEFDFLRKFITEQGKILPRRITGTSAKHQRRLALEIKKARYMALLPFVKR